The window GCGGCTACCGGGACCGGCCGGGCCAGGCCGTGCTCGAGCTGACCCTGTCGCGGGTGTCGCTGAACCGGCCCCTGGAGGCGGACGCGTTCCCGCCCCCGCCGGCCGGCGCCCGGGCCGAGGACGCGGGGTTCCGCGACCGGGGGGCGGCGACCGCCTCCAGGGACCGCGACCTGGTCCCCGGGTGGCTGCCGGCGGGGTTCCGCCCCTACCGGGACGGGCAGGCCGGAGGGCCGCCGGGATCGGCGGCGGCGGTGCGCACCTGGACCGACGGGCGGGCGTGGGTCAAGGTCCGCTCGACCCGGAGCTGGCCCGGTGGCCGCCTGTTCGGCGACCTGGGCGAGCTGGTCCGCCAGGCCGGCCTCGGCGCCGGGGTCGCCTACTGGAGCGAGGACGGCACCCGGGTCGCGGTCCACACGGCCGCGGTCGACCTGGTCGTCATGGGCAGCGTTGGCGAGGCCGACCTGGCCAGGGTGGCGGCCTCCCTGCCCGTGGCCGGGCGCCCGGTGCCGGCCGGATGGGCCGAGGCGGCGACCTCGTCCCTGCCCGAGGCCCTGGCGGCCGACCCCGGCCTGCGCCGCCCCCGCGACCTGCGAGGGTTCGCGCCGCCGGCCGTGCGGGTCGACGGCCGGACGGTCACCCTGGCCTATCCCGGGCCCGGATCGCGCGGCTTCCTGCTGGTCCAGACGCCCGGCGACCAGCTGACCCCGCCCCTGGACGACGACCCGGCCGGCGTCCGCGTCCGTGGCGCCGACGGTCGCTGGAGCCCGGCCCGCGGCGAGCTCGAGTGGGTCGAGGCCGGCCGGGTCCTGACCCTGCGCAGCGCCACCCTCTCCCTGGAGGAGCTGCTGGCCGTCGCCGCCTCCCTGGAGCCGGCATGACCGCCCGCTGGCTGAAGCCCGCCGCGGCCGCCGTGCTCGGCCTGGTCGTGGGCGCCGGCACCGCCCTCGCCCTGCAACGCCTGCCCGAGCCAACGCCCCCGCGCGCCACCGCCACCGCCACCGGCTCGGCCACCGGCCTCGCCCCGCCGGGCACGCCGGGACCTCGGCCCCCGGCGCCGGGGCCCCCGGTGGGGGAGCGTAGCCGAGCCGGGAACGAGGTGCCCGGCCTCGTCCACAGCCCCCCGGCCCCGGCGGACCGGGTGCTGCTGGTGTGGACCCCGGGGCGGCTGCCGGACGGGCTGGCCGGGCGGGCCGGGCGGATCCGCGGGGTGCGGGCGGTGACCGTGGTCAAGGGCGGGCTGGTCGGGCTGACCGGGTCGGTCGACAGCGACGGGCGGCCGCTGGACCGGCCGCGACCGGGCACCACCGTGCCGCTGGAGGCGATCGGCTTCGACCCCGCCACCTACCCGGCCCTGCTGCCGGCCGCGGCCAGAGCCGCCTTCGCCCGGCTGCGGCCGGGCGAGGCCCTGCTCGGGGCGACCTCGGCCCGGCTGCGCCGGCTGGGGCCGGGAGGCCGGCTGCGGCTCGCCCCCGGGCCCGGCGGGCCGGGACGGTGGCTGACCGTCGCCGGGGTGGTGGACGACACCCTGGTCGGGGCGGCCGAGGTCGCGGTCACCGCGACCGGGGCCAGGGCGGTCGGGATCACCAGGGACCGCTACCTGCTGCTGGCCTACCGTGGCGGGCGGGCCGCGGTCGCCGGCGCGGTCCGGCGCGCCCTGCCGCCACGGCTCCGGGTCCGGCTGCGCGGCCCGGGCGAGACGCCCTTCTTCCGGGCCGGGGACGCGGTCCTCCCCCAGGCGCTGGTCAAGGAGCGCTTCGGCGAGTTCGCCTGGCGCAAGGGCGCGGCCGACGCCTACGACCAGGACCCGGCCTGGCGGGCGGCCAACCTGGCCACGGCCCGGGTGCCGATCCTCGGCCAGGTCCACTGCAACCGGGCCCTGCTCCCGGCCCTTGCCGGGGCCATGGGCGAGCTGCGCCAGCGCGACCTGGCCCGGCTGGTCGACCCCGAGGCCTACCGCGGCTGCTGGAACCCGCGGCTGACCCGGAGCGGCAGCGGGGTGTCGCGCCACGCCTGGGGCGCGGCCGTCGACCTCAACGTGGCCGGCAACCCGACCGGTCTCGCCTCGGCCCAGGACCCGCGTCTGGTCGAGGTCATGGAGCGCTGGGGGTTCACCTGGGGCGGCCGCTGGCTGGTCCCGGACCCGGCCCACTTCGAGTGGCTGCGGTCCCCCAGACCCCCCGGTCCCGGGTCCTAGGCGGTCCGGCCGAACGCGGCCAGGAGCACGGTCTGGGCGTCGGCGCCCGGCGGGGTCTCGGGCCGGTCGCCGATGGCCCCGATGGCCCGGTAGGTCGCCTCCATGGAGGCGAACCAGGCGGCGCAGGCGTCGACCAGCTCGGGGTCGAGGCGCTCGTCGGCCCCGACGGCCCTGGCCAGATCCCAGGCGTGGATCAGGTGGTCGGCGAACAGCTGGGACACGTACTCGGTGGCCGGGGTGGGCCCGCTGGACAGGTCGACGGTCCGCTGCAGCGCCCCGTCGGCCTGGACGGCCCGGACGGCCTCGGCGGACGAGTCGCCCCAGGCCGCCCTGGGGTCGTCGCCGAGCAGGTCGCCCTCGTAGCGGTCGCCGACCTCGGCGATGGTGCTGCCCTCCATCAGCGGCACCGTCCAGCGGTTCTCGTACACGAGGTGGTTGACCAGCTGGCGCACGTTCCAGTCGGCGCACGGGGTTGGCAGCTCCCACTGGTCGTCCCCGACGGCCCGGACCCGGGCGTCGAACTCCTCCACGGCCCTCCGGTGCAGCTCAGCCTGGTCAGCGGGCATGACCGATCCTCCTCGCTCCGTGCTCGACTGGCCCGCGAAGCCTACCGCTCCGCCGCCTACTCGTAGCGCAGGGCCATGATGGGCTGCATACGGGCGGCCTTGCGGGCCGGCCAGACGCCGAAGAACACGCCAACGGCCACGCTGACCCCGAAGGCCAGGGCGACCGACCAGCCGGTGATGGCCGCCGGGATCGGCGAGAGCCGCCCGACCAGCAGGGCGGCGCCGATCCCGACGAGGATGCCGACGATCCCGCCGCTGACGGT is drawn from Actinomycetota bacterium and contains these coding sequences:
- a CDS encoding M15 family metallopeptidase, coding for MTARWLKPAAAAVLGLVVGAGTALALQRLPEPTPPRATATATGSATGLAPPGTPGPRPPAPGPPVGERSRAGNEVPGLVHSPPAPADRVLLVWTPGRLPDGLAGRAGRIRGVRAVTVVKGGLVGLTGSVDSDGRPLDRPRPGTTVPLEAIGFDPATYPALLPAAARAAFARLRPGEALLGATSARLRRLGPGGRLRLAPGPGGPGRWLTVAGVVDDTLVGAAEVAVTATGARAVGITRDRYLLLAYRGGRAAVAGAVRRALPPRLRVRLRGPGETPFFRAGDAVLPQALVKERFGEFAWRKGAADAYDQDPAWRAANLATARVPILGQVHCNRALLPALAGAMGELRQRDLARLVDPEAYRGCWNPRLTRSGSGVSRHAWGAAVDLNVAGNPTGLASAQDPRLVEVMERWGFTWGGRWLVPDPAHFEWLRSPRPPGPGS
- a CDS encoding TIGR03086 family metal-binding protein produces the protein MPADQAELHRRAVEEFDARVRAVGDDQWELPTPCADWNVRQLVNHLVYENRWTVPLMEGSTIAEVGDRYEGDLLGDDPRAAWGDSSAEAVRAVQADGALQRTVDLSSGPTPATEYVSQLFADHLIHAWDLARAVGADERLDPELVDACAAWFASMEATYRAIGAIGDRPETPPGADAQTVLLAAFGRTA